A portion of the uncultured Draconibacterium sp. genome contains these proteins:
- the tuf gene encoding elongation factor Tu has translation MAKEHFNRDKDHVNIGTIGHVDHGKTTLTAAITTVLAKKGFCEIKAFDQIDNAPEEKERGITINTAHVEYETATRHYAHVDCPGHADYVKNMVTGAAQMDGAIIVVAATDGPMPQTREHILLARQVNVPRLVVFMNKVDMVDDEELLELVEMEVRELLDFYEFDGDNTPVIMGSALGGLNGEPEWEEKILELMDACDSWIPLPPRDVDKPFLMPVEDVFSITGRGTVATGRIETGIIHTGDEMQLIGLGAEGRKTVCTGVEMFRKILDEGMAGDNVGLLLRGVDKKEIKRGQILAKPGSITPHNKFKAEVYVLKKEEGGRHTPFHNKYRPQFYLRTLDVTGEIHLEEGREMVMPGDNVTIEVDLIYPVALNVGLRFAIREGGRTVGAGQVTEIL, from the coding sequence ATGGCTAAAGAACATTTTAACAGGGACAAGGACCATGTGAACATTGGTACTATCGGCCACGTTGACCATGGTAAAACTACCTTAACTGCTGCTATTACTACAGTATTAGCAAAAAAAGGCTTTTGTGAAATAAAAGCATTTGATCAAATTGATAACGCTCCTGAGGAGAAAGAAAGGGGTATTACAATTAACACAGCTCACGTTGAGTACGAAACAGCAACTCGCCACTACGCGCACGTTGACTGTCCGGGTCACGCTGACTACGTAAAGAACATGGTAACTGGTGCTGCTCAGATGGACGGTGCTATTATCGTTGTTGCTGCAACTGATGGTCCTATGCCACAGACTCGCGAGCACATCCTTCTTGCACGTCAGGTAAACGTTCCTCGTTTGGTTGTATTCATGAACAAAGTGGATATGGTTGACGATGAAGAATTATTAGAACTAGTTGAAATGGAAGTTCGCGAACTTCTTGATTTCTACGAATTCGATGGCGACAACACTCCTGTTATTATGGGATCTGCACTTGGTGGATTGAACGGAGAGCCAGAGTGGGAAGAAAAAATTCTTGAGTTGATGGATGCTTGTGATAGCTGGATTCCACTTCCTCCACGTGATGTTGATAAACCATTCCTGATGCCTGTTGAGGACGTATTCTCTATTACAGGTCGTGGAACTGTAGCAACAGGTCGTATCGAAACTGGTATCATCCACACAGGTGATGAAATGCAGTTGATCGGTTTGGGTGCTGAAGGACGTAAAACAGTATGTACTGGTGTTGAGATGTTCCGTAAGATTTTGGACGAAGGTATGGCAGGTGACAACGTAGGTTTGTTGTTGCGTGGTGTAGACAAAAAAGAAATCAAACGTGGACAGATTTTGGCAAAACCTGGTTCAATTACTCCTCACAACAAATTTAAAGCTGAGGTTTACGTATTGAAAAAAGAAGAAGGTGGTCGTCACACTCCATTCCATAACAAATACCGTCCTCAATTCTACTTGCGTACGCTTGATGTAACCGGCGAAATTCACCTAGAAGAAGGTCGCGAAATGGTTATGCCTGGTGA